One part of the Salmo salar chromosome ssa28, Ssal_v3.1, whole genome shotgun sequence genome encodes these proteins:
- the gas7b gene encoding growth arrest-specific protein 7 isoform X2: MTSLPVEDLGEPLPQHWKCYMSPQGRHYYVNTASNETTWERPSSVPGTPKTPLKHKNSLPTVNGFHSSGGTLHQNEHSHIGLVKKPSSEPQNPGPASPTRRQSKETTITINCVTFPLPMSMPEQQLLKPDEWSYCDYFWEDKKDPQGTSSISGFEVLLQKQLKGKQMQKEMAEFIRERIKIEEEYAKNLSKLSQIPLAGQEEGTLGEAWAQLKKSLAEEAEVHLKFSSKLQSEVEKPLLTFRDNFKKDMKRFDHHIAELRKHLVGRHTAVEKARKALADRQKDLEVKTQQMEIKLSNKIEEDIKKARRKSTQAGDDLMRCVDLYNQSQSKWFEEMVTTSLELERLEVERVEMIRQHLCQYTTLRHETDMFNQSTMEPVDQLLQSVDPAKDRELWVQEHKTGDIRPVDIEI; the protein is encoded by the exons AGACAACGTGGGAGAGACCTTCCAGTGTACCTGGGACCCCCAAAACCCCTTTGaaacacaagaactcactacctACAG tgAACGGGTTTCACTCCAGTGGCGGTACGTTGCATCAGAATGAACACTCCCACATCGGTCTGGTCAAAAAGCCCAGTTCCGAACCACAG AATCCGGGTCCTGCATCACCCACCAGGAGACAGAGCAAAGAGACTACCATCACA aTTAACTGTGTAACGTTCCCCCTCCCTATGAGTATGCCTGAGCAGCAGCTGCTGAAGCCAGATGAGTGGAGCTACTGTGACTACTTCTGG gAGGATAAGAAGGACCCTCAGGGGACCAGCTCTATCTCAGGGTTTGAGGTCTTGCTGCAGAAACAACTGAAGGGGAAACAGATGCAGAAAGAGATGGCCGAGTTTATACGAGAAAG AATAAAGATAGAAGAAGAATATGCCAAGAACCTCTCCAAGCTGTCACAAATTCCCCTCGCAGGACAGGAGGAAGG TACTCTAGGGGAAGCCTGGGCGCAGCTGAAGAAGAGTTTGGCTGAAGAGGCTGAGGTTCACCTCAAGTTCTCCTCTAAG CTCCAGAGTGAGGTGGAGAAGCCTCTGTTGACTTTCAGAGATAACTTTAAGAAGGACATGAAGCGGTTCGACCATCACATCGCAGAACTACGGAAACATCTGGTCGGACGGCACACAGCCGTGGAGAAG GCCCGTAAGGCTCTAGCGGACAGACAGAAGGACCTGGAGGTGAAAACCCAGCAGATGGAGATCAAACTAAGCAACAAGATCGAGGAGGACATCAAGAAGGCCCGGCGGAAGTCCACACAAgcag GAGATGACCTGATGCGCTGTGTCGACCTTTACAACCAGTCCCAGTCCAAATGGTTTGAGGAGATGGTGACCACAAGCCTG GAGTTGGAGAGGCTGGAGGTAGAGAGGGTGGAGATGATACGACAGCATCTGTGTCAGTACACCACCCTGCGGCACGAGACAGACATGTTTAACCAGAGT ACGATGGAGCCGGTggatcagctgttacagagtgtGGACCCAGCTAAAGACCGAGAGCTCTGGGTCCAGGAGCATAAGACAGGAGACATCAGGCCTGTGGACATTGAGATATAA